A region of the Bacillota bacterium genome:
TTTTTCTGAAATTAATAAAGCGCATAAGAATTATTATAAATAAAGCGCTTATACTAAGGGGGATTATAGGAGCAAAAAGGATAACTATAATGGATTTTAGCCAGTAAAGCAGGCTTACGCTTGTTCGAACGCCATATATTATAATGGCCGGAACTAAAATAGGCAGTATTGTAAGGTATTCATTGACCATTACCACAACAAACTTGCTTCCTAATACTTCATAAGGTTTTAAGGGCAGCGGCACCAGGATATTTACGTCTTTCGAAAAATAAAATGCGCTCATAAGATAGAATATACCGAAAATCAACACAATAACCTGGGCAAATATAATTGAAGTGGTCAAAACAATTTCCGGCTGATTTAACTGTACTCCTACCGAATATATACTGTTTAAGACCAAAACATACAAAAAAAGCAGCATTCCCAGACTAACTAATATGCTTAAGCCTATTAATACGGATTCCAAGCGCTTCTTTTTTTCCACAGCAAAACGGTATTTAAGAGCAGATATACCGAAATTAACATTTAATCCTGTCTTCACCAAAGTTATGAAAGTTTTCATTTTTCCGTCAACTCCAGGAATATATTTTCAAGCGAATCAGCGTTATCACCCTGCCTCAATTCTTCCATGGTGCCGATAGCTATCAACTTCCCTTTATGGATAATGCCTATCCTGTCACAAAGTTTTTCAGCTACTTCAAGGATGTGGGTGGAGAAGAAAACCGAATTTCCCTTATCGCAATGCTTTCTCATTAAATCCTTCAGCAAGTGGGAAGATTTAGGATCCAGCCCTACCATGGGTTCATCCATAATCCACAGAGCAGGGTCATGAATAATTGCGCCCATAAGTACAATTTTCTGCTTCATTCCATGGGAATAACTCTTTATTAAATCAGATGCAGCATCTGTCAAGCCAAAAACATCAAGGAAGTAATCTATTCTTTCCCTGCGTACTTTTTCCGGTACCCCGTATACATCAGCCATAAAATTAAGATATTCTATTCCTGTCAGCCTTTCATAAACATCGGGGTTATCAGGGACATATCCAATACTTCGTTTAGCTTCCAGAGAAAATTTACGGTTATCGTATCCATTGATGGTAATAGTCCCTTCGTCGGGGTTAAGCAGTCCCACCATCAGTTTTATAGTAGTGGTTTTTCCTGCGCCGTTTGGACCAAGGAAACCGAAAATCTCTCCTCTTTCCACCTTCAAATTAAGGTTGTCTACAGCTTTTACCGCTCCCTTATTATAGCTTTTTGAAAGATTTTTAATTTCAATCACAGTTTTTCCCCTTTTCTACTCTGTACTATTCTAGTATTTCGATATTATCCACTTCTATAGTTAATTTGGAAATATTATACCATATAACTATTATTATTTATATTATTTTTTCTAGAATCGTAATAATTATCATAATAATCATAATAATTGACCAAATTTATCCAAGCCACTTCAACCGGAACACTATTTCAGCCAGAACTTTGTAAGCAAAAAAATCACAAGTGCATATATACCACTAAAAATTAAAGCCCACGGCAAGAAAAGAGATAATAATGCCAGAACTAATGCCACATAATCCTTAAGTGTCATTGCTTCTGCATTTTCATCATCCTTTATTCTTATATCGTCTTTTAATGAATTATCAGACGCAATCAACCTTCTATCTTTAATTAATTTTTTAAGCTTTTCTTTATAACCGCTAAATCTACTAATCCTTCTATTATTTTTCACAGCTCCATCTCTCGTTTTGCTTCTTTAATCTCTAATCTTTATTCTTTCTAAATTAGATGGCATGCTACCATGTGGTCATTTCCCACATCCTTCATCAGCGGTTCTTCCTTTCTGCACCTATCCATGGCATAAGGGCAGCGGGTGTGGAATTTGCAGCCTGACGGAGGATTCGCCGGACTCGGAATATCCCCTGTCAAAATAATTCTTTCTTTTTTAACTGTTGGATCTGGTATAGGAACTGCCGAAAGAAGAGCCTTTGTATAAGGATGCAAAGCGTTCCGGAAAAGTTCATCTTTCTCGGCAATTTCTACCATAGAACCCAAATACATGACTCCAATCCTGTGAGATACATGCTTTACCACACTCAAATCGTGGGATATAAACAGGTATGAAAAACCATACTCTGACTGCAAATCAGACAAGAGGTTTATAATCTGGGATTGTATGGAAACATCCAGTGCTGATACAGGTTCGTCGCAAACTATAAATTCAGGTTCAAGGGCAAGGGCACGTGCGATACCTATTCTTTGCCTCTGTCCACCTGAAAACTCATGGGGATACCTGTCAACATGGTAAGGTAATAACCCGCAACGGTTCAATATCTCAAGAACACGCTCTTTGACATTCCTTTTTGTACATATCCCGTGTTCTACAAGGGCTTCACCAACAATATCCCCTACTGTCATACGCGGATTTAGTGAACTGTACGGGTCCTGGAATACAATCTGCATCTTAGGCCTTAATTGAGTCAATTCCTTCTTATTTAATGCATGTATATTCTTACCCCTAAATATTACTTCCCCGCCATCCTTATCATAGAGTCTGAGAATAGTCCTTCCAACAGTACTTTTTCCACAGCCCGATTCGCCCACAAGCCCAAAAGTCTCGCCCTTGTTAATGGTAAAACTGACATTTTCAACTGCGCGCACATACCCCACTGTCCTCTGAAAAACTCCACCTTTTATCGGGAAGTACTTTTTTAGGTTCTCAACCTGCAACAATACCTCGCTCATCCAGCTTCACCTCCTTGCCCGTCATAAAGATAGCATGCAACCTTGTGATTGTTTTCAAGCTCAACCATACCAGGAAAAGCTCTTTTACATATTTCCATACACTTCTCACATCTATCTGAAAAATAGCACATATCAGGAAGTTCAATGGGATTCGGCACATTCCCGGGAATTGAATAAAGCCGTTTCTGTGCTATATCAAGTACAGGTTTGGAATTTAAAAGGCCTATGGTATAAGGATGTTTCGGGTTTTTAAATATCTCCAACACCGGTCCTTCCTCAACAACTTTTCCGGCATACATTACGACTACATAATCGGCCATTTCGGCCACTACACCCAAATCATGAGTTATGAGCATAATGGACATTCCAAACTCTTCTTTTACCTTCTTCAGCAAATCAAGTATCTGGGCCTGTATAGTTACATCCAGAGCTGTTGTGGGTTCGTCTGCAATCAAGAGTTCAGGATTGCAGGCAAGGGCCATTGCAATCATTATACGCTGCCTCATACCACCTGAAAGCTCATGGGGATAAGATTTGTAAATGCTCTCAGCCCTAGGAATACCTACTACTTTAATCATTTCTATGGTTTTTTCTTTTGCCGCACTTTTAGATAGCTTTTCATGTAATATAATTGTTTCCGATATTTGATCCCCAACCGTAAAAACAGGGTTAAGGGAGGTCATAGGTTCCTGGAATATCATGGTTATTTTGCTCCCGTTAATTTTCTGCATTTCAGCAGGAGTAAGTTTTAGCAAGTCTATCCCATTGTAAAGTATTTCACCCTTCACAATTTTACCGGGAAATTGAACAAGCCGCATAAGAGATAATGCTGTAACAGTTTTACCGCATCCCGATTCACCAACTATACAGATTGTCTCACCCCTGTTTACAATAAAAGAAACATCATTAACTGCTTTAACAATACCTGCATCAGTAAAAAAATAGGTATGCAGATTTTTAAATTCTACAAGCTTATCTGGCATCACAACACCCCCTTACCTTTTCATTTTCGGGTCAAAGGCATCCCTTAGACCGTCACCCACAAAATTAATTGCCAACACTGTAATAAATATGCATATACCGGGTGGAATCCATAACCAGGCACGATAAGCAAAATCATAAGAGTCCCTTACTGCCTGGATCATGTTTCCCCACGAAGGATACGGCATTGCCACACCAAGGCCGAGAAATGACAGGGCAGATTCGCTTAAAATTGCGCCCCCGATTCCAAGGGTTGCAGTTACAATAATTTGAGGTATAACATTAGGTATGAGGTGCCGGAAAATTTTACGCTTATCGCTTAAGCCCAGAGCTTCTGCTGCAAGCATGAATTCCTGCTCACGAAGAGACAATATCTGCCCTCTTACAAGCCGTGCCAGATATGGCCATCCGAGGAAGCCCAGAATAAGCATAACAAAGTATATCCTTTTTTGTGGAGGTATATCAAGGTCGGACATAACAGTACCAAGAATTATTACTACAGGAAGATAAGGAAGGCTTAGGAAAACATCAACAATCCTCATAAGTATGTTGTCCACCTTACCGCCATAATAACCTGAAATCCCACCTATTGAAGCACCAATCAGCACTTCTATTAATACAGCGACAAAGCCTACAGTAAGCGAAATTCTGCCACCATACATTAGCCGGGTAAAAATATCCCTACCTATGGCATCTGTTCCTAAAATATATTTTAAACTAGGCTTTTGTTTTGCTACTGAAATTTTGGTTTCAAGAAGTGCAAAATCTGAAAATACAGGACCATAAAAGCACCATATAACAAATACAAAAAGTATTCCTACCCCGACAAGCGCAAGCTTATTACGTTTAAACTGCCTGAATGCAATAGTCCATGGAGTCTGAATTGCATCATATTTTTTCCTTTTCGCATTCTCCATAACCTTAACGGCAATTGCGGCAAATATGGGTAACATTCCTATAATAGCAAGCAGACGCGCTCCTATACCGGTAGTAACCTCTTGCTGCGCAATCTTAAAAATAACTGAACCATCACTTGCCTGCTGCTTCATAAGCAAAACAGCAAAAAATTCAACTACACTGGTCCCTGTATCGGAAAGCTGCACGCCGTATAAAATGTAGCCTAGGAAAGCAGTAAGTATAGCAATATTTGAAAAGCTTTTTTTGTTTTTATACATATATGCAATAAACAAGCCGGTCGTAAAAGTATACATAAGCACGGAAAGCAACAACGGCAGGGAATTGCTTATCAAAACAAGCACAGGCCCACTGCCGGATACCGGTATTAATTCAAGCCGCTTTGAAATACTGAAAATCAAATCAAATCCGTTAATAGTGGCATATTTTTTAATAACAATAAATGGTAATGCAAAAATAATAATGATTAATACTGAAAATATCAAGCCTAAAAGAAGTAATACTTTCATGTTCATGTATTGCAACAGTTTTCTTTTCATCTATTGCACCTCACTTAAGCTTTACGCGTGGATCTACCACGGCGTAAAGAATATCTGACAGAAGGTTGCCTATTAGTGTTAAAACAGCAACAAACAATGAGAATCCCATCATTAGAGGGTAATCTCTTTTAGTTACGGCATCCAGAGCGACTTTCCCTATTCCGGGTATGCCGAAAATGCTCTCAGTAATAATTGCTCCTGAAAACAATCCGGGCAAAGATAATCCGATTATGGTCACAATCGGTATTAAAGCATTTCTTAATGCATGCTTATATATAACAATCTTCTCGCTCAAACCTTTTGAACGGGCAGTCCTGATATAGTCCTGCTTAATAACCTCCAAAACAGCAGTTCTTGTATACCTCATTAAAGAACCAACACCGCTGAAGGCAAGGACAATACACGGCATAATTAAATGTATCACAACATCCCATATATACCTTAAACCGGTGTAGTTGGCACCGGGGGTAGTCATATTTGCAAGAGGAAAGATTTTTAAATCTACAGCAAATATTTTCTTCAATAAAAGTCCCATAAAAAAAGATGGTATTGAAATACCCACCAATGCAAACACGGTAAACGTCATATCTGTCTTAGAGTACTGCTTTGTCGCAGATAAAATACCAATTGGTATTGCAATTAATAATTCCAGTATAAAAGCAGAAAAAGCTAAAATAAAAGAATTCCAAACAAAGGTGTTTATTACTTCGCTGACAGGTTTTATATATATGAATGAATGGCCAAAATCACCCACGATTGCACCTTTAATCCATTTCCAGTATTTTATGTGAATAGGGTCATTTATGCCGTAAAGATCCTTTAAATGTTCAATCTGTTCCTTAGACATTTTCGGGTTTGCTTTTGCTTCAATAAAGTTACCGGGTACCATATTTATAACAAGAAAAATTATCAGGGAAATACCGACAATTATAGGTATCATCTGTAATAGCCTTCTAACTAGATACTGCCACATATTTCCTCTCCCCCTATTATATATCAACTGCCCGAACAAAGTCGGGCAGTTGAGCAATAAGAACATTTCCATTTTCCCTATAATCCGAATTTAATTAATTTTTAAGAAATTGCCTTTTAATTAAGCAATTTCGTCCATGTTATTGCGCAATTTCACACTTGTAAAGGTTATATAAGAATTCCCTGAAAGATGAAATTTCAATTCCCTTAATCCTTGCATTGGCAACCCACATATCGCTTCTCTGGTAAATCCAGAAGCATGGGACATCCTCATTGAGAACTTTGTATAGCTCTTTATAAATGGCTTTGCGTTCTTCAATATTAGTTTCTTTAATGCCTTCCTCAATAAGCCTGTCCGCCTCAGGGTTACTGTAAGAATACTTGTTCTGGGCACCCTGAGAGTGATATATATTCTTCGCATCAGGGTCTGCAGTAAGTCCCCATGCCATAAACCACATATCTGTCTGTTCACTGTTTACTTTATCAATGAGTGCCGGGAAATCAAGAGTCTCTATAACCAATTCTATACCCAGTTTTTCATAGTCATCCTTCATTACAGGAAGAAGAATATCTGTAACAGGATTGCTGGGCATTGCTGAAAATTTGATTGTGAATATCTGGCCGTCTTTTTCCCTTTTACCGTTGGCATTCAGCTTCCAACCCGCCTCATCTAAGAGTTTAGCTGCTTTTTCAAGATTAAATTCATAAGTGTTAAGCCCCTCATCATCGTAAGCCCAGGATACCTTTGACTGAGGTATGTTAATTACGCTAGCATACTCTCCGTAAACCTGCCTTACTACCTCTTCCCTGTTAATTGCATGGTAAAGAGCCTGCCTTACTTTCTTATCCTGGTATTTAGGTAGGTTGTGGTTCAAACCTACATAGCCGTAGCCATT
Encoded here:
- a CDS encoding ABC transporter ATP-binding protein, which encodes MIEIKNLSKSYNKGAVKAVDNLNLKVERGEIFGFLGPNGAGKTTTIKLMVGLLNPDEGTITINGYDNRKFSLEAKRSIGYVPDNPDVYERLTGIEYLNFMADVYGVPEKVRRERIDYFLDVFGLTDAASDLIKSYSHGMKQKIVLMGAIIHDPALWIMDEPMVGLDPKSSHLLKDLMRKHCDKGNSVFFSTHILEVAEKLCDRIGIIHKGKLIAIGTMEELRQGDNADSLENIFLELTEK
- a CDS encoding ABC transporter permease codes for the protein MNMKVLLLLGLIFSVLIIIIFALPFIVIKKYATINGFDLIFSISKRLELIPVSGSGPVLVLISNSLPLLLSVLMYTFTTGLFIAYMYKNKKSFSNIAILTAFLGYILYGVQLSDTGTSVVEFFAVLLMKQQASDGSVIFKIAQQEVTTGIGARLLAIIGMLPIFAAIAVKVMENAKRKKYDAIQTPWTIAFRQFKRNKLALVGVGILFVFVIWCFYGPVFSDFALLETKISVAKQKPSLKYILGTDAIGRDIFTRLMYGGRISLTVGFVAVLIEVLIGASIGGISGYYGGKVDNILMRIVDVFLSLPYLPVVIILGTVMSDLDIPPQKRIYFVMLILGFLGWPYLARLVRGQILSLREQEFMLAAEALGLSDKRKIFRHLIPNVIPQIIVTATLGIGGAILSESALSFLGLGVAMPYPSWGNMIQAVRDSYDFAYRAWLWIPPGICIFITVLAINFVGDGLRDAFDPKMKR
- a CDS encoding ABC transporter ATP-binding protein, which encodes MPDKLVEFKNLHTYFFTDAGIVKAVNDVSFIVNRGETICIVGESGCGKTVTALSLMRLVQFPGKIVKGEILYNGIDLLKLTPAEMQKINGSKITMIFQEPMTSLNPVFTVGDQISETIILHEKLSKSAAKEKTIEMIKVVGIPRAESIYKSYPHELSGGMRQRIMIAMALACNPELLIADEPTTALDVTIQAQILDLLKKVKEEFGMSIMLITHDLGVVAEMADYVVVMYAGKVVEEGPVLEIFKNPKHPYTIGLLNSKPVLDIAQKRLYSIPGNVPNPIELPDMCYFSDRCEKCMEICKRAFPGMVELENNHKVACYLYDGQGGEAG
- a CDS encoding ABC transporter permease; translated protein: MWQYLVRRLLQMIPIIVGISLIIFLVINMVPGNFIEAKANPKMSKEQIEHLKDLYGINDPIHIKYWKWIKGAIVGDFGHSFIYIKPVSEVINTFVWNSFILAFSAFILELLIAIPIGILSATKQYSKTDMTFTVFALVGISIPSFFMGLLLKKIFAVDLKIFPLANMTTPGANYTGLRYIWDVVIHLIMPCIVLAFSGVGSLMRYTRTAVLEVIKQDYIRTARSKGLSEKIVIYKHALRNALIPIVTIIGLSLPGLFSGAIITESIFGIPGIGKVALDAVTKRDYPLMMGFSLFVAVLTLIGNLLSDILYAVVDPRVKLK
- a CDS encoding ABC transporter ATP-binding protein, with amino-acid sequence MSEVLLQVENLKKYFPIKGGVFQRTVGYVRAVENVSFTINKGETFGLVGESGCGKSTVGRTILRLYDKDGGEVIFRGKNIHALNKKELTQLRPKMQIVFQDPYSSLNPRMTVGDIVGEALVEHGICTKRNVKERVLEILNRCGLLPYHVDRYPHEFSGGQRQRIGIARALALEPEFIVCDEPVSALDVSIQSQIINLLSDLQSEYGFSYLFISHDLSVVKHVSHRIGVMYLGSMVEIAEKDELFRNALHPYTKALLSAVPIPDPTVKKERIILTGDIPSPANPPSGCKFHTRCPYAMDRCRKEEPLMKDVGNDHMVACHLI